The Deinococcus koreensis genome window below encodes:
- a CDS encoding MFS transporter: protein MSSSRHSSAPDSSRAVLALPEFRAMLLAAVCSTLAGRAVALTVAYQLYQLTKDPLTLGILGLVEAIPALSLALFGGVVADRSDRRLILLGTISVEVVCAGCFALYAPHAVQHGILPILALIFTLGVARGFSDPALPAFQAQVVPRELLLRASAWRSSAWQAAAIAGPAVGGVLYASVGAAGAYVFGGVLFVVSLACVAYVKPKPRPRFTPGEPVWDSVKAGLAFVMRRQVLVGSMALDLFSVLFGGAVALLPIFASDILAAGPTGLGVLVAAPSVGALAVMLYATKHPPGKGAGRTLLAAVAGFGMSMLVFGLSKNFALSVAALVAAGLFDGISMVIRSATLQIRAPDHMRGRVNAVSGMFIGASNELGAFESGVAARLLGTARSVWLGGIVTLVVVAVTAYLAPELRAMDLTDVAED, encoded by the coding sequence GTGAGTTCGAGTCGCCACTCTTCAGCCCCCGATTCCAGCCGCGCCGTGCTGGCGCTCCCCGAATTCCGCGCCATGCTGCTGGCCGCCGTGTGCTCCACCCTGGCGGGCCGCGCGGTGGCCCTGACGGTGGCCTACCAGCTCTACCAGCTGACCAAAGACCCCCTGACGCTGGGCATCCTGGGGCTGGTCGAGGCCATTCCGGCGCTCAGCCTGGCCCTCTTCGGTGGCGTGGTGGCCGACCGGAGCGACCGCCGCCTGATCCTGCTGGGCACCATTTCCGTCGAGGTGGTCTGCGCGGGCTGCTTCGCGCTGTACGCCCCACACGCCGTTCAGCACGGCATCCTGCCTATCCTGGCGCTGATCTTCACACTGGGGGTGGCGCGCGGCTTCTCCGACCCCGCGCTGCCCGCCTTCCAGGCGCAGGTGGTACCGCGCGAACTGCTGCTGCGGGCCTCGGCGTGGCGTTCCAGCGCGTGGCAGGCGGCGGCCATCGCCGGGCCGGCGGTGGGTGGGGTGCTGTACGCCTCGGTCGGGGCGGCGGGCGCCTACGTGTTCGGCGGCGTGCTGTTCGTGGTGTCGCTGGCCTGCGTGGCCTACGTGAAGCCCAAACCCAGACCCCGCTTCACTCCCGGCGAGCCGGTCTGGGACAGCGTGAAGGCGGGGCTGGCCTTCGTGATGCGGCGGCAGGTGCTGGTGGGCTCCATGGCCCTCGACCTGTTCAGTGTGCTGTTTGGCGGCGCGGTGGCCCTGCTGCCCATCTTCGCGTCCGACATCCTGGCGGCCGGGCCCACGGGACTCGGTGTGCTGGTCGCGGCGCCCAGCGTGGGGGCGCTGGCGGTCATGCTGTACGCCACCAAGCACCCGCCGGGCAAGGGCGCCGGGCGCACGCTGCTGGCGGCGGTGGCGGGCTTCGGGATGTCCATGCTGGTCTTCGGCCTCTCGAAGAACTTCGCCCTGAGCGTGGCCGCGCTCGTGGCCGCCGGCCTCTTCGACGGGATCAGCATGGTGATCCGCAGCGCCACCCTGCAGATCCGGGCGCCCGACCACATGCGCGGGCGGGTGAACGCGGTGAGCGGCATGTTCATCGGGGCCAGCAACGAACTGGGGGCCTTCGAGAGCGGCGTGGCCGCCCGGCTGCTGGGCACCGCCCGCTCGGTGTGGCTGGGCGGGATCGTGACCCTGGTCGTGGTGGCCGTGACCGCGTATCTGGCCCCCGAACTGCGGGCGATGGATCTGACGGACGTGGCCGAGGACTGA
- a CDS encoding DUF420 domain-containing protein, which produces MAQTINQWAVITIVLSGLALVVGVLFIRNGNREAHMRAMLTASALATIFLVLYLTRLGLGYEKKYVGPDEWRPAYFALLISHIILAAANLPLALGALYNAWKGLKAAGNLGNIDAPAARGLFNRHRAWVRWTVPVWLYVAVTGWIIYLVLGRWGEVVKG; this is translated from the coding sequence TTGGCGCAAACGATCAATCAGTGGGCGGTCATTACGATCGTCCTGAGCGGGCTGGCCTTGGTGGTCGGCGTCTTGTTTATCCGGAACGGGAACCGGGAGGCGCATATGCGCGCCATGCTCACGGCCAGTGCCCTGGCGACCATCTTCCTGGTGCTGTACCTGACCCGGCTGGGCCTGGGCTACGAGAAGAAATACGTGGGGCCGGACGAGTGGCGCCCGGCGTACTTCGCCCTGCTGATCAGCCACATCATCCTGGCCGCCGCGAACCTGCCGCTGGCGCTGGGGGCGCTGTACAACGCCTGGAAGGGCCTGAAGGCCGCCGGAAACCTGGGCAACATCGACGCCCCGGCGGCGCGCGGCCTGTTCAACAGGCACCGCGCCTGGGTGCGCTGGACCGTGCCGGTCTGGCTGTACGTGGCGGTCACCGGCTGGATCATCTACCTCGTGCTGGGCCGCTGGGGCGAGGTCGTGAAGGGCTGA
- the ruvB gene encoding Holliday junction branch migration DNA helicase RuvB — protein sequence MTEPHDPALRPKTLTEYVGQEKLKDKLTVYLQAAKGRREALDHTLLFGPPGLGKTTLAHIIAAELGVNIRVTSGPAIEKPGDLAAILTNSLEEGDVLFIDEIHRLGRVAEEHLYPAMEDFKLDIVLGQGPAARTIELPLPRFTLVGATTRPGLITAPMRSRFGIIEHLEYYTPEEIALNLLRDARLLGFGLEDGAALEIGGRSRGTMRIAKRLLRRVRDYAEVAGETTIELERAHSALDKLGLDSAGLDDRDKKYLETLIHRFAGGPVGVDTLATAISEDALTLEDVYEPYLIQLGFIKRTPRGRVATAHAYDHLGLPVSGDGDLGLFVN from the coding sequence ATGACCGAGCCGCACGATCCCGCCCTGCGTCCCAAGACCCTGACGGAGTACGTGGGCCAGGAAAAACTCAAGGACAAGCTGACCGTGTACCTGCAGGCCGCCAAAGGCCGCCGCGAGGCGCTCGACCACACCCTGCTGTTCGGGCCTCCCGGGCTGGGCAAGACCACCCTGGCGCACATCATCGCCGCCGAGCTGGGCGTGAACATCCGCGTGACCTCCGGCCCCGCCATCGAGAAGCCCGGCGACCTGGCGGCCATCCTGACCAACTCGCTGGAAGAGGGCGACGTGCTGTTCATCGACGAGATCCACCGCCTGGGCCGCGTGGCCGAGGAACACCTCTATCCGGCGATGGAGGACTTCAAGCTCGACATCGTGCTGGGGCAGGGGCCGGCCGCCCGCACCATCGAGCTGCCGCTGCCGCGCTTCACGCTGGTGGGGGCCACCACCCGCCCGGGCCTGATCACCGCGCCCATGCGCAGCCGCTTCGGGATCATCGAGCACCTGGAGTACTACACGCCCGAGGAGATCGCGCTGAACCTGCTGCGCGACGCCCGGCTGCTGGGCTTCGGCCTGGAGGACGGCGCCGCGCTGGAGATCGGCGGGCGCTCGCGCGGCACCATGCGCATCGCCAAACGCCTGCTGCGCCGCGTGCGCGACTACGCCGAGGTCGCGGGCGAGACCACCATCGAGCTGGAGCGGGCCCACTCGGCGCTGGACAAGCTGGGCCTCGACTCGGCGGGCCTCGACGACCGCGACAAGAAGTACCTCGAGACCCTGATCCACCGCTTCGCCGGCGGCCCGGTTGGCGTGGACACCCTGGCGACCGCCATCAGTGAAGACGCCCTGACCCTGGAAGATGTCTACGAGCCCTACCTGATCCAGCTCGGCTTCATCAAGCGCACGCCGCGTGGCCGCGTGGCCACCGCGCACGCCTACGACCACCTGGGCCTGCCGGTCAGCGGCGACGGCGACCTGGGCCTGTTCGTGAACTGA
- a CDS encoding COX15/CtaA family protein, with protein MSGTLTVPRAVAGAWLPRLAWAALIYNVLVILWGAVVRITGAGAGCGEHWPLCNGVVVPQSPTLHTVIEFSHRLTSGASGLLAIGLVALAFRVTARGHPARFGALLSLGLIILEGLVGGVQVLLGLTADSTDPARGFVQGVHLANTFLLLGALLLTALWVSGAPAPRLRAQGWVGAWSYLALGLLLVLGMAGAVTALGDLLFLPADGTPIDTVKRDFGATASVIENLRVLHPMLAVLVSAFLVWLGVFLRRERPGADVARWSGVVWGLVAAQMALGFLNVALKAPGWMQLSHLLLACVLWLATVRLVYAALVAPQARAASGGLEVGA; from the coding sequence GTGAGTGGAACGTTGACGGTTCCCCGCGCGGTTGCGGGCGCCTGGTTGCCCCGGCTGGCGTGGGCGGCACTGATCTACAACGTGCTGGTGATCCTCTGGGGCGCGGTCGTGCGGATCACCGGGGCCGGCGCGGGCTGCGGCGAACACTGGCCGCTGTGCAACGGCGTGGTGGTGCCGCAGAGTCCCACCCTGCACACCGTCATCGAATTCAGCCACCGCCTGACCAGCGGCGCGAGCGGCCTGCTGGCGATCGGCCTGGTCGCGCTGGCGTTCCGGGTCACGGCCAGGGGGCATCCGGCGCGTTTCGGGGCGCTGCTCAGCCTGGGCCTGATCATCCTGGAGGGGCTGGTGGGCGGCGTACAGGTGCTGCTGGGCCTGACCGCCGACTCCACCGACCCGGCGCGCGGTTTCGTGCAGGGCGTCCACCTCGCCAACACCTTCCTGCTGCTGGGCGCGCTGCTGCTCACGGCGCTGTGGGTCTCGGGCGCCCCGGCCCCCCGGCTGCGCGCCCAGGGCTGGGTCGGCGCCTGGAGTTACCTGGCGCTGGGGCTGCTGCTGGTGCTGGGCATGGCGGGCGCGGTCACGGCGCTGGGCGACCTGCTGTTCCTCCCGGCCGACGGCACGCCCATCGACACCGTGAAGCGCGACTTCGGGGCCACTGCCAGCGTGATCGAGAACCTGCGCGTGCTCCACCCCATGCTGGCGGTGCTGGTCAGCGCCTTTCTGGTGTGGCTGGGCGTGTTCCTGCGCCGCGAGCGGCCAGGGGCGGACGTAGCCCGCTGGAGCGGCGTGGTCTGGGGACTGGTCGCCGCCCAGATGGCGCTGGGCTTCCTGAACGTGGCCCTCAAGGCGCCGGGCTGGATGCAGCTCTCGCACCTGCTGCTGGCCTGCGTGCTGTGGCTGGCGACCGTGCGGCTGGTGTACGCGGCGCTGGTCGCCCCCCAGGCCCGTGCGGCGTCCGGCGGGCTGGAGGTGGGCGCGTGA
- a CDS encoding cbb3-type cytochrome c oxidase subunit I, protein MTVQHAPSPQSVAAPRPGVWEVLKDYMMTTDHKKIGTLYILTSIIGFAIAGLLAVGLRIQLAVPNNTFLVGNLYNQVLTLHAALMIFFFLIPIGLFGFGNWFLPLQLGVRDVALPRVNTFAVWLFIFSLILVILGLANGGAPGVGWTFYYPLSVDANQTGVAVLMVALTLNGIASLLGSANFAATIVNMRAPGMSLWKMPIFCWSIFATSILQLISLGGLTAAALVTFLELKLGLSMFNPGTGGVPVMFQQFFWFYSHPAVYVMLLPYLGIGAEIASTMARKPLFGYRVMVYSILGIVLVSLLVWVHHMFAVGLPDAWQIAFMIATLIVAVPTGVKIFNLIGTLWGGRILMKTPTYWLVGFIFNFLIGGITGVALGMIPFDYQVTMSYFVVAHFHNVMMFGTAFLAMAGLYYWWPKMTGRFLDEKQGLWHFWLFMIGSWMTFLPQYILGLLGMPRRYYTYPDGNFAWTELNFISTLGALTLLAGGAVWWWNMWYSFKKPATASPNPWGGFTLEWTAASPPAAYNFAHEFPSTFPTERPLYDWEKNGDTLTPVDPKTIHLPQDSWGPFITAVGTLMMGYGLSFGWFTNYTPAGGLQPFFDASPAHILASIVLYLSFPVFFYGLFKWAGTREYAVPVEHHHLTKYDNGFMGMAWFIISEVGLFGVLIAGYVYLRVIGAAEPPVLRPNIWLAALNTLILVSSSFVIHRAEQDNHHGKFTRFRLGLFITLVLGAAFMLFQVYEFALFGVESDWKQNLWQACFFIIVGLHGLHILIGGTGIALPYFQAMTGKMDKYNHGSITPASLYWHLVDVVWLFIVAIFYAW, encoded by the coding sequence GTGACCGTTCAGCACGCTCCATCACCGCAGTCTGTCGCGGCTCCGCGTCCCGGCGTCTGGGAAGTCCTCAAGGACTATATGATGACCACCGATCACAAGAAGATCGGGACGCTCTATATCCTCACCAGCATCATCGGCTTCGCCATCGCGGGGCTGCTGGCGGTGGGCCTGCGGATCCAGCTGGCCGTGCCGAACAACACCTTCCTGGTCGGCAACCTCTACAACCAGGTGCTGACCCTGCACGCCGCCCTGATGATCTTCTTCTTCCTGATCCCGATTGGGCTGTTCGGCTTCGGGAACTGGTTCCTGCCGCTACAGCTGGGCGTGCGCGACGTGGCCCTGCCGCGCGTGAACACCTTCGCGGTGTGGCTGTTCATCTTCTCGCTGATCCTGGTAATCCTGGGTCTCGCCAACGGCGGCGCGCCCGGCGTGGGCTGGACCTTCTACTACCCGCTCTCGGTGGACGCCAACCAGACCGGCGTGGCCGTGCTGATGGTGGCGCTCACCCTGAACGGCATCGCCTCGCTGCTGGGCTCGGCCAACTTCGCCGCGACCATCGTGAACATGCGCGCGCCCGGCATGAGCCTGTGGAAGATGCCGATCTTCTGCTGGAGCATCTTCGCCACCTCCATCCTGCAGCTCATCTCGCTGGGCGGCCTGACAGCGGCGGCGCTGGTCACCTTCCTGGAACTCAAGCTGGGCCTGAGCATGTTCAACCCCGGTACCGGCGGTGTTCCGGTGATGTTCCAGCAGTTCTTCTGGTTCTACTCGCATCCGGCCGTGTACGTTATGCTGCTGCCCTACCTGGGCATCGGCGCCGAGATCGCCTCCACCATGGCCCGCAAGCCGCTGTTCGGCTACCGCGTGATGGTCTACTCGATCCTGGGCATCGTGCTGGTCTCGCTGCTGGTGTGGGTTCACCACATGTTCGCGGTGGGCCTGCCCGACGCCTGGCAGATCGCCTTCATGATCGCCACGCTGATCGTGGCCGTGCCGACCGGCGTCAAGATCTTCAACCTGATCGGCACCCTCTGGGGCGGCCGCATCCTGATGAAGACGCCGACCTACTGGCTCGTGGGCTTCATCTTCAACTTCCTGATCGGCGGCATCACCGGCGTGGCGCTGGGCATGATTCCCTTCGACTATCAGGTCACCATGTCGTACTTCGTGGTGGCCCACTTCCACAACGTCATGATGTTCGGCACCGCCTTCCTGGCGATGGCCGGGCTGTACTACTGGTGGCCCAAGATGACCGGCCGCTTCCTCGACGAGAAGCAGGGCCTGTGGCACTTCTGGCTCTTCATGATCGGCTCGTGGATGACCTTCCTGCCGCAGTACATCCTGGGCCTGCTGGGGATGCCCCGGCGCTACTACACCTACCCCGACGGTAACTTCGCCTGGACGGAACTGAACTTCATCTCCACGCTGGGCGCGCTGACCCTGCTGGCCGGCGGCGCCGTGTGGTGGTGGAACATGTGGTACTCGTTCAAGAAACCCGCCACCGCCTCGCCCAACCCCTGGGGCGGCTTCACGCTGGAGTGGACGGCCGCGTCCCCCCCCGCCGCCTACAACTTCGCCCACGAGTTCCCCTCCACCTTCCCCACCGAGCGCCCGCTCTACGACTGGGAGAAGAACGGCGACACCCTGACCCCGGTCGACCCCAAGACCATCCACCTGCCGCAGGACTCCTGGGGCCCCTTCATCACGGCCGTGGGCACGCTGATGATGGGCTACGGACTGTCTTTCGGCTGGTTCACCAACTACACCCCGGCTGGCGGCCTGCAGCCCTTCTTCGACGCCAGCCCGGCGCACATCCTGGCCAGTATCGTGCTGTACCTGAGCTTCCCGGTGTTCTTCTACGGGCTGTTCAAGTGGGCCGGCACCCGTGAATACGCCGTGCCCGTGGAACACCACCACCTGACCAAGTACGACAACGGTTTCATGGGCATGGCCTGGTTCATCATCTCGGAAGTGGGCCTGTTCGGCGTGCTGATCGCCGGCTACGTGTACCTGCGCGTGATCGGCGCCGCCGAGCCGCCTGTGCTGCGCCCGAACATCTGGCTGGCCGCGCTGAACACCCTGATCCTGGTCAGCAGTTCGTTCGTGATCCACCGCGCCGAGCAGGACAACCACCACGGCAAGTTCACCCGCTTCCGCCTGGGCCTGTTCATCACGCTCGTGCTGGGCGCCGCCTTCATGCTGTTCCAGGTCTACGAGTTCGCGCTGTTCGGGGTCGAGAGCGACTGGAAGCAGAACCTCTGGCAGGCGTGCTTCTTCATCATCGTGGGCCTGCACGGGCTGCACATCCTGATCGGCGGCACCGGCATCGCCCTGCCGTACTTCCAGGCCATGACCGGCAAGATGGACAAGTACAACCACGGCTCCATCACCCCCGCCAGCCTGTACTGGCACCTGGTGGACGTGGTGTGGCTGTTCATCGTGGCGATCTTCTACGCCTGGTAG
- a CDS encoding SCO family protein: MKWITAVLLAVAAVLGGVLLFRQSSPAVTGGDALDAPRPLPAVALVTDRGAPTTLAASDGRMRLVFYGFVRCPDVCPATLASLKSTYAKLTPQQRERLQVQFITVDPERDRPEVVRAYLNRFDPAFSGLTGTSVAVNEAARAMFVGIVNDTGLNPEHGGHTDGAPASAEAKEAPVGAAEAAIIHGDQVGVVDARGRFVRVYGNGAVIDGTLERDLPGLIRQYGS; encoded by the coding sequence ATGAAGTGGATCACGGCGGTCTTGCTGGCAGTGGCGGCGGTTCTGGGCGGGGTGCTGCTGTTCCGGCAGTCGTCCCCGGCGGTCACGGGCGGCGACGCGCTCGATGCGCCGCGCCCGCTGCCCGCCGTGGCCCTGGTCACCGACCGGGGCGCCCCCACCACGCTGGCCGCCTCGGACGGGCGGATGCGGCTGGTGTTCTACGGCTTCGTGCGCTGCCCCGACGTCTGCCCGGCGACCCTGGCGAGTTTGAAGAGCACGTATGCGAAGCTCACGCCCCAGCAGCGGGAGCGGCTGCAGGTGCAGTTCATCACCGTCGACCCGGAGCGTGACCGCCCAGAGGTCGTGCGCGCCTACCTGAACCGCTTCGACCCCGCCTTCAGCGGCCTGACCGGCACCAGCGTGGCGGTCAACGAGGCGGCCAGGGCGATGTTCGTCGGCATCGTCAACGACACCGGCCTGAACCCGGAACATGGTGGGCACACGGACGGCGCCCCGGCTTCGGCGGAGGCCAAGGAGGCGCCCGTCGGCGCTGCCGAGGCGGCCATCATCCACGGCGATCAGGTCGGCGTGGTCGATGCGCGGGGCCGCTTCGTGCGCGTTTATGGCAACGGCGCGGTCATCGACGGCACGCTGGAACGCGACCTGCCGGGGCTGATCCGCCAGTACGGGTCGTGA
- a CDS encoding heme o synthase, whose protein sequence is MTKAAPIRATWRDYLALTKPKVISLLLWTTVTAMFMAARGWPGLGLLLVVSVAGYMSAGSAGVFNMIIDRDIDLRMARTAGRPTSSGLIGGREAALFGGALQILSFLMLWIWATPLAAWMSLAGFVTYVGVYTALLKRHTWHNIVLGGAAGCFPPLVGWAAVTGDLNLFAWFLFAIIFFWTPVHFWALALMIKEEYREVGIPMLPVVHGEKLTVAQIGLYAIYTVVLSLMPVFLREVGAIYFVSAAALGGWLLVLSWRLYRHVMTGHTVERKVAVPLYLYSMLYLALLFALGALDRAVFAALG, encoded by the coding sequence ATGACGAAGGCCGCGCCGATCCGCGCCACCTGGCGGGATTACCTGGCCCTGACCAAACCCAAGGTCATCAGCCTGCTGCTGTGGACTACCGTGACGGCCATGTTCATGGCGGCGCGCGGCTGGCCGGGGCTGGGGCTGCTGCTGGTGGTCAGCGTGGCCGGCTACATGTCGGCGGGTTCGGCGGGCGTGTTCAACATGATCATCGACCGCGACATCGACCTGAGGATGGCGCGCACGGCGGGGCGGCCCACCTCCAGCGGCCTGATCGGAGGGCGCGAGGCCGCGCTGTTCGGCGGCGCCCTGCAGATCCTCTCGTTCCTCATGCTGTGGATCTGGGCCACGCCGCTGGCCGCCTGGATGAGCCTGGCGGGCTTCGTGACCTACGTGGGCGTGTACACCGCGCTGCTCAAGCGTCACACCTGGCACAACATCGTGCTGGGGGGCGCGGCCGGCTGTTTCCCGCCGCTGGTGGGCTGGGCCGCCGTGACCGGTGACCTGAACCTCTTCGCGTGGTTCCTCTTCGCCATCATCTTCTTCTGGACGCCCGTGCACTTCTGGGCGCTGGCCCTGATGATCAAGGAGGAATACCGCGAGGTCGGCATTCCCATGCTGCCGGTGGTGCACGGCGAGAAGCTCACCGTGGCGCAGATCGGCCTGTACGCCATCTACACGGTGGTGCTCTCCTTGATGCCGGTGTTCCTGCGCGAGGTCGGGGCGATCTATTTCGTGTCGGCGGCGGCCCTGGGCGGCTGGCTGCTGGTGCTGTCCTGGCGGCTGTACCGCCATGTCATGACCGGTCACACGGTCGAGCGCAAGGTGGCCGTGCCGCTGTACCTGTATTCCATGCTGTATCTGGCCCTACTGTTCGCCCTGGGTGCGCTTGACCGGGCCGTGTTCGCCGCCCTGGGTTGA
- a CDS encoding VOC family protein, whose product MPEVSARPAGTPTWFDLTTGRPEEVKPFYTALFGWDFEDYGPALGHYHRARVGGADVAGLVPKSPDMPGMPSAWSVYFRSDDAQADATRIRNLGGQVMVEPMQVMELGHMLVASDPTGAVFGMWQPLEFHGSALEGEHGSMTWQEVNTRDSGQALTFYTGLLGATSQPLTGVDYYYMLQHGPDDIAGILQMDEEHWPPSIPSHWMPYFAVNDVHEAVRVAADAGGTVSVPPFESPYGTIAVLSDPDNAVFSVIQLSQTP is encoded by the coding sequence ATGCCCGAGGTCAGCGCCCGCCCCGCCGGCACACCCACCTGGTTCGATCTCACTACCGGCAGACCCGAGGAGGTCAAGCCCTTCTATACGGCGCTGTTCGGCTGGGACTTCGAGGACTACGGCCCCGCGCTGGGCCATTATCACCGGGCGCGCGTTGGGGGTGCGGACGTGGCCGGGCTGGTTCCGAAATCGCCGGATATGCCCGGCATGCCCAGCGCGTGGTCGGTCTACTTCAGAAGTGACGATGCGCAGGCCGACGCCACCCGAATACGCAACCTGGGCGGCCAGGTCATGGTGGAGCCCATGCAGGTCATGGAGCTGGGGCACATGCTGGTCGCCAGCGATCCCACCGGGGCGGTCTTCGGGATGTGGCAGCCGCTGGAGTTCCACGGCTCAGCGCTGGAAGGCGAGCACGGCTCCATGACCTGGCAGGAGGTCAACACGCGCGACTCGGGCCAAGCGCTGACGTTCTACACAGGGCTCCTGGGTGCGACCAGCCAGCCCCTGACTGGTGTGGACTACTACTACATGCTTCAACACGGCCCCGACGACATCGCCGGCATCCTACAGATGGACGAGGAGCACTGGCCCCCCAGTATTCCCTCGCACTGGATGCCCTATTTCGCCGTGAACGACGTGCACGAGGCGGTGCGGGTGGCTGCCGATGCCGGCGGAACGGTGAGTGTGCCCCCCTTCGAGTCCCCCTACGGCACCATCGCCGTGCTCAGCGACCCTGACAACGCCGTGTTCAGCGTGATCCAGCTCAGCCAGACCCCCTGA
- the coxB gene encoding cytochrome c oxidase subunit II, which produces MLNTTQDRHSGTRRRSGRVPAIAAILGMALLSGCQQVRQSISIGDMSSGYNREIWWMSLWAIALSIIIFIGVSYALFYTVNKFREDKHEAPPAQFHGNNRLEIALVGVPVIIVIFLSVLTVKSLAVVNAVDAQAPKIDVLGRQFWWNFSYPAAKAQAGGVVTNGNEMLMPAGQDVTLTVTSGDVIHGFWAPNIGGQRAAMPAVQKTWTVDTSRPGAYQGNCSQLCGASHANMRYKVVALEQARYDATLAAAQVYRAPEPAPGSAEARGYAIFMQGKGSTGATACAACHRVQGTPAAGVNGPDLSFFGTRRTLGAGMWEAMSEQQWEEPGAARALHEWLKHSPKVKPGSLMPTYDGSEYMVQGRKAKGGVLTDAEIDDVAAYLRSLKLPEEADYWKGTRVMGAPNAAVPSSSAPAATGGTQ; this is translated from the coding sequence ATGTTGAATACCACCCAAGACCGCCACAGCGGCACACGGAGGCGCTCCGGCCGCGTTCCCGCCATCGCCGCGATCCTGGGCATGGCGCTGCTCAGCGGCTGCCAGCAGGTTCGCCAGTCCATTTCCATCGGGGACATGTCGTCGGGGTACAACCGCGAGATCTGGTGGATGAGTCTGTGGGCCATCGCCCTCTCGATCATCATCTTCATCGGGGTGTCGTACGCCCTGTTCTACACGGTGAACAAGTTCCGTGAGGACAAGCACGAGGCCCCGCCCGCCCAGTTCCACGGCAACAACCGCCTGGAGATCGCGCTGGTCGGCGTACCCGTCATCATCGTGATCTTCCTCAGCGTGCTGACCGTGAAGAGCCTGGCGGTCGTGAACGCGGTCGATGCCCAGGCCCCCAAGATCGACGTGCTGGGCCGGCAGTTCTGGTGGAACTTCTCGTATCCGGCCGCCAAGGCCCAGGCCGGCGGCGTGGTCACCAACGGCAACGAGATGCTGATGCCCGCCGGACAGGACGTGACCCTGACCGTGACCAGCGGCGACGTGATCCACGGCTTCTGGGCGCCCAACATCGGCGGCCAGCGCGCCGCCATGCCTGCCGTGCAGAAGACCTGGACGGTCGACACCAGCCGGCCCGGCGCGTACCAGGGCAACTGCTCGCAGCTGTGTGGCGCCAGCCACGCCAACATGCGCTACAAGGTCGTGGCGCTGGAGCAGGCCCGCTACGACGCCACCCTGGCCGCGGCCCAGGTCTACCGTGCCCCCGAGCCGGCGCCCGGCAGCGCCGAGGCGCGTGGATACGCCATCTTCATGCAGGGCAAGGGCAGCACGGGCGCGACCGCCTGCGCCGCCTGCCACCGCGTGCAGGGCACGCCCGCTGCCGGCGTGAACGGCCCGGATCTGAGCTTCTTCGGCACCCGCCGCACGCTGGGCGCCGGCATGTGGGAAGCCATGAGCGAGCAGCAGTGGGAAGAGCCCGGCGCCGCCCGCGCGCTGCACGAATGGCTCAAGCACAGCCCCAAGGTCAAGCCCGGCAGCCTGATGCCCACCTATGACGGCAGCGAGTACATGGTGCAGGGCCGCAAAGCCAAGGGCGGCGTGCTGACCGACGCTGAGATCGACGACGTGGCCGCCTACCTGCGGAGCCTCAAGCTGCCCGAGGAAGCGGACTACTGGAAGGGCACACGCGTCATGGGCGCCCCGAACGCCGCCGTACCCAGCAGCTCAGCTCCCGCCGCCACAGGAGGTACGCAGTGA